One Brassica napus cultivar Da-Ae chromosome A5, Da-Ae, whole genome shotgun sequence DNA window includes the following coding sequences:
- the LOC106452995 gene encoding uncharacterized protein At3g06530-like isoform X1, whose translation MSSLLASQLQAIKAVVQADTEPSKRPYTRPSILFTPKEAADFDIESIYKLGLKGLEVLGNKDERFKNFVSDLFSHKSREIDRELLGKEENAKIDASISSYLRLLSGYLQFRASLETLEYLIRRYKVHIYNVEDVVLCALPYHDTHAFVRIVQLISTGNTKWKFLDGVKNSGAPPPRSVIVQQCIRDTQILEALCDYGSRTKKYQPSKPVVSFTTAVVVEVLGSVAKVDGDIVKLILPFVDSGLQSAVKGCLDQQAGALMVVGMLANRASLNDNLIKRFMRSIIDVAREHAKESSDPHWLRLSFMALINLVQLQSVDLIPKKALDLLKEIRDISGVLLGLSKEFNIKKFLTVLLDSLLLYCSSDDQCLETLISIIDSVPVENLVDHLISKVFSTCMTQYQKNKSDLTSSTSGSWAKKILAAVSKKYSVELRAAVQKFMEDTKGLSKKEDLKLEMLSRMLDGNSDMSLPFVDSKLWFRLHHPKAAVRCAALSSLNGDLKRDISKAENLVTIQDAIVRQLWDDDLAVVQAALSLDQLPNIVTSSSLLDALLHVVKRCVGIIQSGLAQNVQLAADVVALSLKIAVSSFCNQPETTEKVASAMFPFLLVLPKTLKLNLNVLTLGKDVNWPLFKNLGADDGMKKLPIMSGNISSISMDIINSLGEALSLKPDERRIELIESSCNFKLSEVLESCSNIKLTEQERNKLQEGLLIRESVSALNMDVVNKLVEAFIVHPSDVIQWLTVTCHEAPLAKTLFFVVLMQSLHKMSSSSDPTQFLDLFELCFPVLKTEWEELDVAVEVSLKELSKSNCQELLYQLSDTSDFTELNSKILICLFWKLVESFIKLEPAHVSSVFSERLCSGLEDLFIFFATTRSQHVFKEHLHYRVREAKVCPVLFLTRLLSREDVPRMVRIESLKCFSYLCSNGNSEWSSQIFFSFPVLLVAISSDNQDVKVAAMNCFEALYNLWCRVDSSNKNGSAAIYSSSFDELLGMIVQQRRLILSDNKFLPSYLTSLLSSTPYDLLVPVDLQKRFDQPTKESILSFILLCAQELPAYGKLRVISLLKGLGISLLHGENVKLLSQLLDKRSQYYIKLDRTSPPMSDTEVDLLCLLLECSMMRSALFKGQSLDDDILNALKMDRGESEHPAVISPCLTILEKLSNQYYAELKTEVQIRFFLKLVSMFRSTNGRIQTAAKEAVLRLKISCSTVIHTLDHITQQDNLVIDSLNKKKKQKKSVSCPEEDVNGGELLRGEKALCFIASLLDMLLLKKDQAHRESLVGPLFKLLGRSMSDEWVKIASSAEETSVEFPQDVREITHASISSIQETVLLLLKDIFDSPNINPLKADITNEIDVKMLVEFAHSSNDVVIRNYIFSLFTSIVKIVPDRVLDHIISILTLVGESTVTQIDSHSKSIFEEFISSVIPFWLSKTKSEEQLLEIFVKVLPDIVEHRRRSIVAYLLGVIGEQNGLPSLLVLLFKSLISRKDSAWLGNVQNSDSFISDIKREWEYAFAVEICEQYTSSTWLSSLVMLLQTISKDSSSKECLFQMRLVLEFMFEKLQDPEFAFAVSLEPRTNVSVGIQQELQELMKGCILLLQAVDSTKEKDVTSAVRKEIRMRIHDVLMTVTGVMDLSIYFRVVTSLLQQQSDRNGTRKVLGLISARAKDSSTSKPKHKKRLPNQKRGNPWLNLDEAAVEAFGKMCEEIVNVIVETDEDSDVPAKRAAISTLEVLASRLPSGHPIFSKCLASVAQGISSKNLGVSSSCLRTTGALINVLGPKALVELPRIMKNLVQQSSEVSSASTGNATAEEQLLMMSVLVTLEAVIEKLGGFLNPHLGDIIRLMVLHREYVSDFDKNLKSKANAIRRLLTEKIPVRLTLQPLLRIYDEAVSSGDASLVIAFDMLENLVAKMDRASVVCNHAKIFDQCLAALDIRRQNPATIQNVDDAERSVINATVTLTKKLTESEFKPLFIRSIDWAESEIVDGSGNENKSVDRSISFYGLVNRLCKAHTSIFVPYFKFMLDGIVSHLTSAAGASVSTRKKKKAKIQETDDTLPPKSWHLRALVLSCLNNCFLHDIGSLKFLDANNFQVLLKPIVSQLVVEPPSGLKELPNVPSVEEVDELLVTCVGQMAVASGSDLLWKPLNHEVLMQTRSEKLRARLLSLRSVKQMMDNLKEEYLVLLAETIPFLGELLEDVDLSVKSLSQDIITKLEVMSGEDLAQHL comes from the exons ATGAGCTCTTTGCTAGCGTCGCAGCTACAAGCCATCAAGGCGGTTGTTCAAGCCGATACAGAGCCATCGAAGAGACCTTACACACGCCCTTCGATTCTCTTCACTCCCAAAGAAGCAGCCGATTTCGATATCGAATCAATCTACAAGCTAGGGCTCAAAG GTCTCGAAGTGCTTGGAAACAAGGATGAGCGGTTTAAGAACTTCGTAAGCGATTTGTTTAGTCATAAGAGTAGAGAAATCGATAGGGAGTTGCTTGGTAAGGAAGAGAATGCTAAGATTGATGCGTCAATCAGCTCGTACCTACGGCTGCTCTCTGGTTATCTTCAGTTTCGTGCTTCCTTGGAGACACTTGAGTATCTCATAAGAAGATACAA GGTTCATATATACAATGTAGAAGATGTGGTGCTATGTGCTTTGCCGTATCACGACACTCATGCCTTTGTCCGTATTGTTCAGCTGATCTCCACTGG CAACACCAAGTGGAAGTTTCTGGATGGGGTGAAAAATTCAGGTGCTCCACCTCCTAGATCGGTTATCGTTCAGCAGTGTATACGTGATACGCAGATCTTGGAGGCCTTGTGTGACTAT GGATCTCGGACTAAGAAGTACCAGCCTTCGAAACCCGTAGTCAGCTTCACCACAGCTGTTGTCGTTGAGGTTCTTGGTTCTGTTGCAAAGGTTGATGGAGATATCGTGAAGCTGATTTTGCCGTTTGTCGACTCTGGTCTTCAATCTGCTGTGAAAGGATGTTTAGATCAGCAG gCTGGTGCGTTAATGGTTGTTGGTATGTTGGCTAACAGAGCCTCGCTAAATGATAATCTTATCAAACGCTTTATGAGGTCTATCATCGATGTTGCTCGTGAACATGCCAAAGAATCCTCTGATCCTCATTGGCTTCGGTTGTCGTTTATGGCATTGATTAATTTGGTTCAG TTGCAgtctgtggatttgatccccaAGAAAGCTTTGGACCTTTTGAAGGAAATAAG GGATATTTCTGGTGTTCTTCTAGGCTTGTCCAAAGAGTTCAACATCAAGAAGTTCCTGACAGTTTTACTAGATTCTCTTCTCCTTTACTG TTCGTCTGATGATCAGTGCCTAGAAACTTTAATTTCAATAATCGATAGTGTTCCAGTTGAAAACTTGGTTGATCATTTGATCTCCAAGGTTTTCTCTACGTGTATGACACAATATCAGAAGAACAAAAGTGATTTAACATCTTCTACATCTG GGAGCTGGGCCAAGAAAATTCTTGCTGCTGTTAGTAAGAAGTATTCCGTTGAACTACGCGCAGCAGTACAAAAATTTATGGAG GATACTAAAGGTCTGTCGAAGAAAGAAGATTTGAAGCTGGAGATGTTGTCTCGTATGCTGGATGGAAATTCAGACATGTCCCTGCCGTTCGTGGATTCAAAATTGTGGTTCCGGCTCCACCATCCCAAG GCTGCTGTACGTTGTGCTGCGCTTTCTAGTCTAAACGGTGATCTCAAGCGTGATATATCTAAAGCAGAG AACCTTGTCACAATTCAGGATGCTATTGTGCGTCAGCTTTGGGATGATGATCTGGCTGTTGTTCAGGCCGCCTTGTCTCTTGATCAGTTGCCGAATATAGTAACTTCCTCTAGTCTTCTGGATGCTTTACTTCATGTGGTGAAACGTTGTGTTGGGATTATCCAGTCAG gtttAGCACAAAATGTTCAACTGGCAGCAGATGTCGTTGCTCTATCCCTCAAAATTGCTGTCTCAAGTTTCTGTAATCAACCAGAGACTACTGAGAAAGTCGCCTCTGCAATGTTCCCATTTCTTTTAGTTCTGCCGAAG ACTTTGAAGTTAAACCTAAATGTGCTGACATTGGGGAAGGATGTTAACTGGCCACTTTTCAAGAATCTTGGTGCTGATGACGGAATG AAGAAGCTCCCAATCATGTCAGGAAACATATCCTCGATAAGCATGGATATTATCAATAGTCTGGGGGAGGCACTTTCCTTGAAACCTGACGAACGTAGGATTGAGCTAATTGAGAGTTCTTGCAACTTTAAGCTCTCTGAAGTCTTGGAATCATGCAGCAATATCAAATTGACAGAACAGGAACGCAACAAGTTGCAG GAGGGACTTTTGATTCGCGAAAGTGTGTCTGCATTGAACATGGATGTCGTTAACAAGCTGGTGGAAGCATTTATTGTGCATCCTAGTGACGTTATCCAATGGCTTACTGTCACTTGCCATGAGGCACCGTTGGCAAAGACGCTGTTTTTTGTGGTGTTGATGCAGTCATTGCACAAGATGAGCTCTTCTTCTG aTCCTACTCAATTTTTGGATCTTTTCGAGCTTTGTTTTCCTGTTTTGAAGACCGAGTGGGAAGAACTTGACGTTGCAGTTGAGGTTTCTTTGAAAGAG CTGTCGAAAAGCAACTGCCAAGAACTCTTATATCAACTTTCTGACACTTCTGATTTTACTGAACTGAATTCAAAGATTCTAATCTGCTTGTTTTGGAAGTTGGTCGAGTCATTCATAAAACTTGAACCGGCTCATGTCTCTTCG GTTTTTAGCGAAAGGTTGTGTAGCGGACTTGAAGACTTGTTTATCTTTTTTGCAACAACCCGATCACAGCATGTTTTCAAAGAACACCTCCATTACCGTGTAAGAGAAGCCAAAGTTTGTCCCGTTTTGTTTCTCACTCGGCTCCTATCACGAGAAG ATGTTCCTCGCATGGTCAGAATTGAAAGTCTCAAATGCTTCTCGTATCTTTGCTCTAATGGAAATAGTGAATGGTCGAGTCAGATATTCTTTAGTTTTCCAGTACTTCTGGTTGCCATATCGAGTGATAATCAG GACGTTAAAGTAGCTGCTATGAATTGCTTTGAGGCGCTCTACAACCTATGGTGTCGTGTCGACTCTAGCAATAAAAACG GGAGTGCTGCAATCTATAGTAGTTCTTTTGATGAACTGTTAGGAATGATTGTTCAACAAAGGAGGCTTATATTGTCGGACAATAAGTTTCTCCCATCCTACTTGACATCGTTGCTCAGTTCAACCCCTTATGACTTACTAGTGCCAGTTGACCTGCAGAAAAG GTTTGATCAACCCACAAAAGAAAGCATTCTTTCGTTCATCTTATTGTGCGCGCAAGAACTTCCTGCTTATGGGAAG CTAAGAGTTATATCACTGCTAAAAGGTCTGGGCATCTCACTTCTGCATGGTGAAAATGTTAAGTTATTGTCTCAACTTCTAGACAAACGTAGTCAATACTACATTAAACTGGACAGAACTTCCCCTCCAATGTCAGACACTGAGGTCGATTTATTGTGCCTTCTTCTGGAG TGCTCCATGATGCGTTCAGCTTTGTTCAAAGGGCAGTCTCTTGATGATGATATATTGAACGCATTGAAA ATGGATCGTGGGGAATCAGAACATCCTGCTGTTATCTCCCCATGTCTCACTATTTTGGAAAAGTTAAGCAATCAATATTATGCTGAACTGAAGACAGAGGTTCAG ATTCGTTTCTTCCTCAAGCTAGTGTCAATGTTTCGAAGTACAAATGGCAGAATACAAACTGCTGCTAAAGAAGCTGTCTTACGCCTGAAG ATTTCTTGTTCAACTGTGATCCATACCCTCGATCATATCACTCAGCAGGATAATCTTGTTATTGATTCtttgaacaagaagaagaaacagaagaaaTCAGTGTCATGTCCAGAAGAAGACGTAAATGGTGGGGAACTTCTAAGAGGAGAAAAGGCTCTCTGTTTCATTGCCTCGTTACTTGACATGCTGCTTCTAAAGAAAGATCAAGCTCACAG GGAGTCCCTTGTAGGGCCTTTGTTTAAGCTCCTAGGAAGATCTATGTCTGATGAATGGGTGAAGATTGCTTCGTCGGCTGAGGAAACCTCAGTTGAATTTCCTCAGGATGTTCGTGAGATAACTCATGCATCTATTTCTTCCATTCAAGAGACAGTGCTCTTACTCCTGAAAGATATATTTGATTCTCCGAATATCAATCCTTTGAAG GCTGACATAACAAATGAAATCGATGTCAAAATGCTGGTTGAGTTTGCTCATTCCTCAAATGATGTAGTCATAAGGAACTATATCTTCTCCCTCTTCACTTCAATAGTTAAAATTGTCCCAGATAGAGTTTTGGACCATATCATCAGCATACTTACACTTGTTGGCGAATCAACAGTGACACAG ATTGATAGCCACTCGAAGTCTATCTTTGAGGAGTTTATATCATCGGTTATTCCATTTTGGCTGTCTAAGACTAAGAGTGAGGAGCAGTTGCTGGAG ATTTTCGTTAAAGTGTTACCTGATATTGTTGAGCATAGAAGGCGTTCTATTGTAGCTTACCTACTGGG AGTTATTGGTGAACAAAATGGCCTGCCTTCTTTACTTGTCCTTTTGTTCAAGTCCCTAATTTCAAGGAAAGACTCAGCTTGGCTTGGTAATGTCCAGAATTCGGATAGTTTTATATCTGATATTAAGAGGGAGTGGGAGTATGCTTTTGCCGTGGAAATATGCGAACAATATACTTCTTCGACATGGCTCTCATCCCTGGTCATGCTTCTTCAGACTATCAGCAAAGACAGTTCTAGTAAAGAATGTTTATTTCAGATGCGGCTTGTCCTAGAATTTATGTTCGAGAAATTGCAAGACCCAGAATTTGCATTTGCAGTGTCACTTGAACCAAGAACTAATGTTTCAGTTGGCATTCAG CAAGAACTGCAGGAGCTTATGAAGGGTTGTATACTTCTCCTGCAAGCTGTTGATTCCACAAAGGAGAAAGATGTGACTTCTGCAGTTAGAAAAGAAATCAGAATGCGTATACATGATGTCCTGATGACTGTTACAGGAGTTATGGATCTGTCCATATATTTCAGAGTTGTTACTAGCTTGCTTCAGCAGCAGTCAGATCGTAATGGGACGAGAAAG GTACTTGGGCTTATAAGTGCGAGAGCTAAGGACTCCTCTACTTCTAAACCGAAACACAAGAAGAGGCTCCCCAATCAGAAAAGAGGAAATCCTTGGTTGAACCTGGATGAGGCGGCTGTTGAAGCTTTCGGGAAGATGTGCGAGGAAATCGTCAATGTAATTGTTGAGACAGATGAAGATTCAGATGTTCCAGCTAAACGAGCTGCCATTTCGACACTGGAAGTTTTGGCTAGCAGGCTTCCCTCTGGTCATCCGATCTTCAGCAAGTGTCTTGCATCTGTTGCTCAAGGCATCAGCTCAAAGAATCTGGGAGTTTCTTCAAGCTGTCTTCGTACCACCGGTGCGTTGATCAATGTTCTTGGACCAAAGGCGCTTGTTGAACTTCCACGCATAATGAAAAACTTGGTACAACAATCGAGCGAAGTATCATCTGCATCAACTGGAAACGCAACCGCCGAGGAACAGTTGCTTATGATGTCTGTTCTCGTCACTTTGGAAGCAGTGATTGAAAAACTTGGAGGTTTCCTGAACCCTCATCTTGGGGATATCATTAGACTCATGGTTCTGCATCGTGAATATGTTTCTGACTTCGACAAGAACCTTAAATCCAAAGCCAACGCCATTAGGCGACTCCTTACTGAAAAAATACCA GTCCGCCTCACTCTGCAACCTCTTCTACGAATATACGATGAGGCTGTTAGTTCTGGCGATGCAAGTTTGGTGATTGCTTTCGATATGCTAGAAAATCTAGTTGCTAAAATGGACAGAGCATCTGTTGTTTGCAACCATGCAAAGATTTTCGACCAATGCTTAGCTGCCTTAGATATCCGACGCCAAAATCCAGCAACAATTCAGAACGTTGATGATGCGGAGAGAAGTGTAATCAATGCGACAGTTACACTCACAAAGAAGCTAACCGAGTCTGAGTTCAAACCCCTCTTTATCAGGAGTATCGATTGGGCAGAGTCAGAGATTGTAGATGGATCTGGGAATGAAAACAAGAGCGTCGACAGATCTATCTCTTTCTATGGTTTGGTGAATAGACTCTGCAAGGCTCACAC GTCGATCTTTGTACCATATTTCAAATTCATGCTTGATGGTATTGTATCGCATCTCACCAGTGCTGCCGGAGCATCAGTTTCaacaaggaagaaaaaaaaagccaaaATTCAGGAAACGGATGATACTCTACCACCAAAAAGCTGGCATCTTAGGGCGTTGGTGCTTTCTTGTTTGAATAACTGCTTTTTGCATGATATTGGAAGCTTGAAGTTTCTCGATGCAAATAACTTCCAG GTGCTATTGAAGCCTATAGTATCACAGCTTGTTGTTGAACCTCCATCTGGTTTAAAGGagcttccaaatgtaccatctGTAGAAGAGGTTGATGAGTTGCTAGTTACATGCGTCGGTCAAATGGCCGTAGCCTCGGGTTCTGATCTCCTCTGGAAACCACTGAACCACGAG GTGCTAATGCAAACAAGGAGTGAGAAGCTGCGTGCGAGGTTGTTGAGTTTGAGGAGCGTGAAACAGATGATGGATAATCTGAAAGAAGAGTACCTTGTGTTGCTCGCTGAAACCATTCCATTCTTGGGTGAACTACTGGAAGACGTTGATCTGTCTGTCAAATCTTTGTCTCAAGATATCATCACAAAGTTGGAAGTGATGAGTGGTGAAGATCTGGCCCAACACCTCTGA